ATGGCCGTTGACGAAatacatacttttaatttttacagatatcttataaaatatgacatatatgtaaaatattctatgtGAGTAcgtatagaattatattaaaaagtgtaCTGGATAAATTACTACAACtgtgttaatattaaaatgaaaatatatgtataatataaatttaaattatactgatatttaattattttttatattacatattgataaaatatggaaattttttaattagattgggatatttttaaataaaagtatacttCTTTACcgtatatttttgaaaaaaaaattaatttcaattgctACTACAGTTTAAACTAGCAAAAATAACATCAACGGCACATGGTGTTCCCaagcggtcacccatccaagtactAACCATGCtcaacgttgcttgacttcagTGATCGGACGAGAACTGGtagatttttagatttatgaAATAGTTTTATTGCTGGTAAGTGGAGtacattattgttttatatgagACGTACGTTAAAACTATCAAAAGTACGTTCTAGATTTATCTTACTGTTGTGTTTTGAGCGGTACGGCCTTTCGCTCTCGTCGCTGCGTACAATGTTTGTTAAATTGTAGAATAATCGATGTATTTAAGGATTTATTTAgcttattacaaaatgtaatttatagcTTGTATGTTTTCTTAACGTGTTATTTTAGCGCAAAAAAGTGCGGGTCCAGCTGATGCCGTGAAAAAATCGCTATATcttgtcttattttattacttataattagGTGATTACTTACTAACTAGGTGTTTTATGAGAATGGGTGTGTACGCGATTGATGAGATGAATATATTTACAGGTgatattttaatgagcttgatgtgatgtattatgtatataggTAACAGTATCATATTCGCTTAATTACGTTTAGTACTAAGTGTGGGAGTAACTACTGACTTGATGAGAGTATTAGGTAAGTAttgaagtattttatatattattatcttaatgaGGTAGTTGTTTTTGGGCATGTTTCTTTGGTAGTATAGTACTTATAATAGttgtaatattactttttttttttttttcccctcccttCACTTGGGATTAGTGTGTGTGTGCTTGTgtgcttgtgtgtgtgtgtgtgtgtgtgtgtgtgtgtttgttgTGCTGTCAATCTGTTACCTTTGTGTGGTATTTTTGggtctttctctttctatctagTTTTACTTTTATGCTTCTGTTAGCCACCAGTATCtatctttacttttattttttttgtttttaggtATATTTGGGATGGACGTTTCATATTTCCACGAGATGTTGGAGTCctgtatatttgaaaatggtaagtatttaatttttttattgttattatgcCTTGGGTAATGGTATATAATTGGTATGTTGTTTTGGTCTAATATGTATCCCATTTGGTCGAGGAAGATGAAACCTTCAGGTGGTATGTTACCGGTTGTTAGTGTGTAGTCATAGTATAATGGATTTGGGTATAGCGCGCTAAATACTAAGctgttctgttttatttttcctacTTGTAAAAAGTGTTCTCGGGTTAGATATATCATGAAATTGTCTATTCGTTGAATTTCTGCTTTGCTGTATAATGCATTGTTGGTTACATATTTGGTATAGTTTGATTCGGCAGTTCTATTCATGTTTAGACATGCTCTTAGGCATTTTCTTTCGAAGAGGCGAAGCTTCTCCATGAGAGACGCACTTATGTTGTACCATATGGGGCAACCATAAGTTATGATTGGTCTTATTAATGCAGTGtagcatattatttttacatctgtGTTTAGTAGTTTGGAGTAGAAGAGTCTTTTTAAACTCATGAATGTGTttgttgctttttttaattgtgtggTTACATGATTTTTGAAGTGTAGTCTCTCATCGAGATATACGCCGAGATATTTAACTGTATTTTTGTGTGGGATGGTCTGAGATTCGTCATTTTTGGGTCTACttactattttgaattttttgtagttATTTCTGACGTTGCGATTTGCGTACATTAGTGTGGATCTGAATAGGATGGTTTCacatttatctatatttatttttaaacgccAGGTCTCGTAGTAATCTTCTAGTTTATGTACAATGTCGTTAAGTTTTTTTTGAATATTGGTAATCCAGCGGTCCGCCACATATACAATTACATCGTCCGCGAAAGCTATAATTTGAGGGTGTTCTGgtatatttagattaaataattttagcatATCACTTgtaaatatgttgaataagATGGGTGCGTTGACTGTTCCTTGTTGTAGGCCGTTTTGTAATTCGTATGTTTTATTTGCCATTACTTCTCCGTATGCTGTTATGAGTTTCCTGTTTTTTAGCATGTTCCAGATTAGTTTTGTCAGGTTTTTTgggaattctttttttattaatttgaataagaGGCCTTCAAGCCATACAGTGTCGAATGCTTTTTCAAGGTCGATTAGGCATGCTcctatacaatttttcttgttcaGGTTCCAGTTGATGTCCGacgttaatttgtttatagcGTGGATTGTGGatagatttttttgaaatccGAATTGTGATTCGGGGATGATTTCTTTTTCTGCGCAGAAACTGGttatttgttcatttattATGGTTTCGTATACCTTGCTTATATTTGGTAGTAAGCTTATCGGTCTGTAGCTATCtggtttttctttatctttattttttttcttgattggTACTACTTTTGCTATTTTCCATTTGTTTGGGAAGGCGTTATTATTTAGGAGGTTGTTGAATAGTATTGtgtatatgttaattaattttcgtggTATATGTTTTAATACTATGTTGGGTATGTCGTCTAAGCCTGttgattttttgttgtttaattttctgaatatttttatcagctTTTTTACGCTTATAAAAGGTTGATCTGGTGCTGGGTTGTCAGATGTGTTGGTGTTGTTAAAGTTACAAATTGTTACATTGTTGTTTTCgtcttgttttatttcttttataaagcattttatttttttattaattatttcgttGAGCTCTGGTTTATTGTTGTCTCTTGTCCCATTGTTTATGCTAGCAAAGTGGGCTCCCATTATGTTTAGCTTATCTGTGTCATTGGAGATTGTTATCTCATTTTGAtcgtcttttttaaattcgttTTTGTTGATACCTGCGTTCGCTAGTAGTTGTGAGTCGTAGTCCAGTTTTAGTGGGTCGGTTTgtgctatttcttttttcctgaaaattttgttaatttgagGGAACATATTCGCTGAttctttttttgatatttttgatattttgtttttccagTATTTGTTAATTGATAATGTGAActcaatttttagtttttctctgatTTCGTTTAATTTCTGTTTCAGGTTTTCCGCTTGTTCAACGTTGATATTTGGCCAATTTCTCCGGTTGTGATGGATTAAGgtgagtattttatttttttgtttttgcagttttttgattttttggtTTATATATGATTCCATTGTGTTTTTGTCTTGTATTTTTGGTATGGTTTCTTCCATTgttgtgattattttttggTTGCATTGGTCAAGGTACTCTTCTACTTCTGTTAGAGTTAGATTTTTGTTGTTAGGTATGGTGTCTGTGATTGATTCTTCTAATTTCTTGGTGAATTTCGACGAGAACTGGTATCTCCAACGTGATATGGCCGTTGAcgaaatatatgcttttaatttttacagatatcttagaaaatatgacatatatgtaaaatattctatgtGAGTatgtatagaattaaaaagtgTACTGTATAAATTACTACaactgttttaatattaaaataaaaatatatgtataacataaatttaaattatactgatatatttaaatctcttttatgttacatattaataaaatatggaaattttttaattagattcggacattttttaataaaagtatacttCTTCAccgtacattaaaaaaaaaatttcaattgctACTACAGTTTAAACTAACAAAAATAACATCAACGGCACATGGTGTTCCCaagcggtcacccatccaagtactAACCATGCtcaacgttgcttgacttcagTGATCGGACGAGAACtggtagattttttttagatttatgaAATAGTTTTATTGCTGGTAAGTGGAGtacattattgttttatatgagACGTACGTTAAAACTATCAAAAGTACGTTCTAGATTTATCTTACTGTTGTGTTTTGAGCGGTACGGCCTTTCGCTCTCGTCGCTGCGTACAATGTTTGTTAAATTGTAGAATAATCGATGTATTTAAGGATTTATTTAgcttattacaaaatgtaatttatagcTTGTATGTTTTCTTAACGTGTTATTTTAGCGCAAAAAAGTGCGGGTCCAGCTGATGCCGTGAAAAAATCGCTATATcttgtcttattttattacttataattagGTGATTACTTACTAACTAGGTGTTTTATGAGAATGGGTGTGTACGCGATTGATGAGATGAATATATTTACAGGTgatattttaatgagcttgatgtgatgtattatgtatataggTAACAGTATCATATTCGCTTAATTACGTTTAGTACTAAGTGTGGGAGTAACTACTGACTTGATGAGAGTATTAGGTAAGTAttgaagtattttatatattattatcttaatgaGGTAGTTGTTTTTGGGCATGTTTCTTTGGTAGTATAGTACTTATAATAGttgtaatattacttttttttttttttttccccctccctTCACTTGGGATTAGTGTGTGTGTGCTTGTgtgcttgtgtgtgtgtgtgtgtgtgtgtgtgtgtgtgtttgttgTGCTGTCAATCTGTTACCTTTGTGTGGTATTTTTGggtctttctctttctatctagTTTTACTTTTATGCTTCTGTTAGCCACCAGTATCtatctttacttttattttttttgtttttaggtATATTTGGGATGGACGTTTCATATTTCCACGAGATGTTGGAGTCctgtatatttgaaaatggtaagtatttaatttttttattgttattatgcCTTGGGTAATGGTATATAATTGGTATGTTGTTTTGGTCTAATATGTATCCCATTTGGTCGAGGAAGATGAAACCTTCAGGTGGTATGTTACCGGTTGTTAGTGTGTAGTCATAGTATAATGGATTTGGGTATAGCGCGCTAAATACTAAGctgttctgttttatttttcctacTTGTAAAAAGTGTTCTCGGGTTAGATATATCATGAAATTGTCTATTCGTTGAATTTCTGCTTTGCTGTATAATGCATTGTTGGTTACATATTTGGTATAGTTTGATTCGGCAGTTCTATTCATGTTTAGACATGCTCTTAGGCATTTTCTTTCGAAGAGGCGAAGCTTCTCCATGAGAGACGCACTTATGTTGTACCATATGGGGCAACCATAAGTTATGATTGGTCTTATTAATGCAGTGtagcatattatttttacatctgtGTTTAGTAGTTTGGAGTAGAAGAGTCTTTTTAAACTCATGAATGTGTttgttgctttttttaattgtgtggTTACATGATTTTTGAAGTGTAGTCTCTCATCGAGATATACGCCGAGATATTTAACTGTATTTTTGTGTGGGATGGTCTGAGATTCGTCATTTTTGGGTCTACttactattttgaattttttgtagttATTTCTGACGTTGCGATTTGCGTACATTAGTGTGGATCTGAATAGGATGGTTTCacatttatctatatttatttttaaacgccAGGTCTCGTAGTAATCTTCTAGTTTATGTACAATGTCGTTAAGTTTTTTTTGAATATTGGTAATCCAGCGGTCCGCCACATATACAATTACATCGTCCGCGAAAGCTATAATTTGAGGGTGTTCTGgtatatttagattaaataattttagcatATCACTTgtaaatatgttgaataagATGGGTGCGTTGACTGTTCCTTGTTGTAGGCCGTTTTGTAATTCGTATGTTTTATTTGCCATTACTTCTCCGTATGCTGTTATGAGTTTCCTGTTTTTTAGCATGTTCCAGATTAGTTTTGTCAGGTTTTTTgggaattctttttttattaatttgaataagaGGCCTTCAAGCCATACAGTGTCGAATGCTTTTTCAAGGTCGATTAGGCATGCTcctatacaatttttcttgttcaGGTTCCAGTTGATGTCCGacgttaatttgtttatagcGTGGATTGTGGatagatttttttgaaatccGAATTGTGATTCGGGGATGATTTCTTTTTCTGCGCAGAAACTGGttatttgttcatttattATGGTTTCGTATACCTTGCTTATATTTGGTAGTAAGCTTATCGGTCTGTAGCTATCtggtttttctttatctttattttttttcttgattggTACTACTTTTGCTATTTTCCATTTGTTTGGGAAGGCGTTATTATTTAGGAGGTTGTTGAATAGTATTGtgtatatgttaattaattttcgtggTATATGTTTTAATACTATGTTGGGTATGTCGTCTAAGCCTGttgattttttgttgtttaattttctgaatatttttatcagctTTTTTACGCTTATAAAAGGTTGATCTGGTGCTGGGTTGTCAGATGTGTTGGTGTTGTTAAAGTTACAAATTGTTACATTGTTGTTTTCgtcttgttttatttcttttataaagcattttatttttttattaattatttcgttGAGCTCTGGTTTATTGTTGTCTCTTGTCCCATTGTTTATGCTAGCAAAGTGGGCTCCCATTATGTTTAGCTTATCTGTGTCATTGGAGATTGTTATCTCATTTTGAtcgtcttttttaaattcgttTTTGTTGATACCTGCGTTCGCTAGTAGTTGTGAGTCGTAGTCCAGTTTTAGTGGGTCGGTTTgtgctatttcttttttcctgaaaattttgttaatttgagGGAACATATTCGCTGAttctttttttgatatttttgatattttgtttttccagTATTTGTTAATTGATAATGTGAActcaatttttagtttttctctgatTTCGTTTAATTTCTGTTTCAGGTTTTCCGCTTGTTCAACGTTGATATTTGGCCAATTTCTCCGGTTGTGATGGATTAAGgtgagtattttatttttttgtttttgcagttttttgattttttggtTTATATATGATTCCATTGTGTTTTTGTCTTGTATTTTTGGTATGGTTTCTTCCATTgttgtgattattttttggTTGCATTGGTCAAGGTACTCTTCTACTTCTGTTAGAGTTAGATTTTTGTTGTTAGGTATGGTGTCTGTGATTGATTCTTCTAATTTCTTGGCGAATTTCTcccaatttgtttttttatagttgaatttttttgtttttgtctcGTGTTCTTTCATTATCTCGTGCTCTTTCTCTAgtgatatttgtatttttacagcATTGTGATCGCTGTCgtagattatattttctagATCGTGGTCGTTATTGATGTTATGTACTTTTAATCTTGTATCCAGTAGTACAATGTCTATATATGAGTTTCCATTTGGGTATGAAGGGTATCTTGTGCTTAGCATTTTCAGTTTGTATTGTATGTTGTGTGTTTCTATCCATCTTTGAAACATTTCTCCTGTGTCGttgttatttgcatttttcCATACTGTGTGCTTAGCGTTTAGGTCGCCTGCAATAATGTAGAAGTTGTTCATTTCGTTTAGTTTCAGATGACTgaataatctattaatttgCGGGATGAATTCTTTATGGTATCCACTTCTTGCGTATACTGCTATAACGTATaatgatttttcattattcgTGTCTAGTTTGATGATAGtgttttcaagtattttattttcgttattttcaGGTAGTgttatttttgtgtaattaatttctttttttattgctatagCTGTGCCTCCTCCAATGTGTTGCTCGTTCCTGTCGTTTCTGATAATGTCATACTTTTCGAATCGTAGTACGTGTTGTTTGTTGAGCTTAGTTTCATTTAGCAGTAGTATGTCTGGTTGTTGCGTGTTCATTATATTTAGTAGTGATGCTCTTCTTTGGTTTGTGACTATGGAGTTTACGTTGATTGATaggatttttaaatcttttagtgtgattttgttttttctttctttttgtctATCCATGGGATTCCTGCGTTTGTATAAGTTTTTCAAGTAATGATGCTattgtgtttattttattcgtgtttgcTTCCActattttctttagatttaggtggttatttattatttccttcATCATGATTTCTATTGTGGgttcaaaattttgattatatatccTCTTGTGTGTGTCGCTTGTGCTTGTTCTGGCTAGGCTTGTGTTTTCAATTTCGATTGTTCTTGGTAAGTTTTTGGTAGCTTTAGCGTAGCTAAGATTGTGAGTGGCAAGcttatattcttgttttggTTCTGCTTGAATGGTGTTTGTCTTGGTGTATTGTCTGTTGACTTCTTGTGATGCTACTagtctttttcttatttcgcTTATTTTAGGGCACCCTTTATATGAAGCTGGATGGCCATAATTTCTGCAGTTAACGCAGAATAGTTTGGACCTTTCGTTTATTTGTTGTGGCGGACTGCTGCATTTTCCCGGTTCATGGTTTTCCTCGCATTTGACGCACCTGTAGGGTAAATTACAATTAGCTGCTGTATGTCCTAAACGTTGACATTTTTTGCATTGTATAATTTCCTTTCGCATTAATTTTtcccattttattttttgatggaatatatgttttatattctttacattatttatttcacttgAAGGGGACAACTGTACTATGAATattggtaatttttttttttcttttcttgacTTAACTGTTGTGAGTCTATTTACTTTTGTAaagttaacattattaatgcgTAGGGAATTTAGCTCGGTTAGGATTTCTGTTTCGTCATAAGagttatttaatcctcttagTACTAAGGTTATCGGTTTTTCCGtcttgtgtgtgtatgtgtagtATTTTGTgttgcaattttgtaaaagtgtCTTTGTAGCTTGaaagttatcaaaattatctACCTGTAGGGTATGTTTTGATTCgcttattgttttaatataaaaatttttcatgctacTTAGGCTAGATTCTAATAATCTGGTGGTGTCCTTCGGATCCTGCTGGATGATGTTGATGATTGGTGGCCTAGTCCTTCTAGTTGGTGTTCGAAGGTGCGTCTCCTCATCTGCTCTCTTTGCGTTTACTGCTGGACTTGTGGACGTCTCCGCTGCTGTTGTTTGTCCTGGTTGAGCACTCTGTGGCTTCGTTGCGTCTTTCTTTCCTCTGGTTGTTTTTTGTtggttgtttttatttttcaggtaAGTTACAAAGTCTTCTTTTGCGTGGCTTTGGTCGACcgtgttttcttcttttttttcttcttgggTGTCGTTCATTTCAATGTTATTTAGTATCTCGAACTTGTTGCTCGTTTGGATGTTGGgtaaatattgcatttgtgTGGCTGTTGCAATATTTTCCCTATTTTTGTTAGATCTTATTTCGTTGTTTAGCTCTTGGATTTCGAGCTTTAGTCTTTGATTTTCTTCTAGTaactcttttatatttatgttgagTTCGTCTGTATGGTTTAGGTTTGTTATGTGTGTCCTTTCGTTACTtggatttatattttctttgttccTTGTGTCTCTTGGTATATTTAGGTTAGGAGACGGGTTCATTTTTTTGGGTTTCCCCATGCTGATGTTTGTTGTAgtgctttttctttttgcaagttttttttttagttcgtGATTGATCAGAATAATTTGGTTATCTGATATAACTTTTTgttcgttttctttttcaggAACTGTTGGTGTCTGGATCTCTCGTTGAGAGGTTATCTCGCCTTGGTGGGCGTGAGATTCTTCTGCTATTTGGTACCAATCTACTTGGTTACTCGTGTGGTAATctgcttctccttctttttgTGTGAAGGAGTCGCGATCCGTATCCATAGGTGAGTTTTCTGCGAAATTATTCGCCAATGTGGGCTCTCTCTTGCTCATGCGTGCAATCACTCGCACTGACTGACGAGAACTGACGAGAACTGGTATCTCCAACGTGATATGGCCGTTGACGAAatacatacttttaatttttacagatattgtatgaaatatgaaatatatgttaaata
This genomic stretch from Monomorium pharaonis isolate MP-MQ-018 chromosome 4, ASM1337386v2, whole genome shotgun sequence harbors:
- the LOC118645271 gene encoding MATH and LRR domain-containing protein PFE0570w-like isoform X2, whose protein sequence is MNTQQPDILLLNETKLNKQHVLRFEKYDIIRNDRNEQHIGGGTAIAIKKEINYTKITLPENNENKILENTIIKLDTNNEKSLYVIAVYARSGYHKEFIPQINRLFSHLKLNEMNNFYIIAGDLNAKHTVWKNANNNDTGEMFQRWIETHNIQYKLKMLSTRYPSYPNGNSYIDIVLLDTRLKVHNINNDHDLENIIYDSDHNAVKIQISLEKEHEIMKEHETKTKKFNYKKTNWEKFAKKLEESITDTIPNNKNLTLTEVEEYLDQCNQKIITTMEETIPKIQDKNTMESYINQKIKKLQKQKNKILTLIHHNRRNWPNINVEQAENLKQKLNEIREKLKIEFTLSINKYWKNKISKISKKESANMFPQINKIFRKKEIAQTDPLKLDYDSQLLANAGINKNEFKKDDQNEITISNDTDKLNIMGAHFASINNGTRDNNKPELNEIINKKIKCFIKEIKQDENNNVTICNFNNTNTSDNPAPDQPFISVKKLIKIFRKLNNKKSTGLDDIPNIVLKHIPRKLINIYTILFNNLLNNNAFPNKWKIAKVVPIKKKNKDKEKPDSYRPISLLPNISKVYETIINEQITSFCAEKEIIPESQFGFQKNLSTIHAINKLTSDINWNLNKKNCIGACLIDLEKAFDTVWLEGLLFKLIKKEFPKNLTKLIWNMLKNRKLITAYGEVMANKTYELQNGLQQGTVNAPILFNIFTSDMLKLFNLNIPEHPQIIAFADDVIVYVADRWITNIQKKLNDIVHKLEDYYETWRLKINIDKCETILFRSTLMYANRNVRNNYKKFKIVSRPKNDESQTIPHKNTVKYLGVYLDERLHFKNHVTTQLKKATNTFMSLKRLFYSKLLNTDVKIICYTALIRPIITYGCPIWYNISASLMEKLRLFERKCLRACLNMNRTAESNYTKYVTNNALYSKAEIQRIDNFMIYLTREHFLQVGKIKQNSLVFSALYPNPLYYDYTLTTGNIPPEGFIFLDQMGYILDQNNIPIIYHYPRHNNNKKIKYLPFSNIQDSNISWKYETSIPNIPKNKKNKSKDRYWWLTEA
- the LOC118645271 gene encoding MATH and LRR domain-containing protein PFE0570w-like isoform X1, with translation MNTQQPDILLLNETKLNKQHVLRFEKYDIIRNDRNEQHIGGGTAIAIKKEINYTKITLPENNENKILENTIIKLDTNNEKSLYVIAVYARSGYHKEFIPQINRLFSHLKLNEMNNFYIIAGDLNAKHTVWKNANNNDTGEMFQRWIETHNIQYKLKMLSTRYPSYPNGNSYIDIVLLDTRLKVHNINNDHDLENIIYDSDHNAVKIQISLEKEHEIMKEHETKTKKFNYKKTNWEKFAKKLEESITDTIPNNKNLTLTEVEEYLDQCNQKIITTMEETIPKIQDKNTMESYINQKIKKLQKQKNKILTLIHHNRRNWPNINVEQAENLKQKLNEIREKLKIEFTLSINKYWKNKISKISKKESANMFPQINKIFRKKEIAQTDPLKLDYDSQLLANAGINKNEFKKDDQNEITISNDTDKLNIMGAHFASINNGTRDNNKPELNEIINKKIKCFIKEIKQDENNNVTICNFNNTNTSDNPAPDQPFISVKKLIKIFRKLNNKKSTGLDDIPNIVLKHIPRKLINIYTILFNNLLNNNAFPNKWKIAKVVPIKKKNKDKEKPDSYRPISLLPNISKVYETIINEQITSFCAEKEIIPESQFGFQKNLSTIHAINKLTSDINWNLNKKNCIGACLIDLEKAFDTVWLEGLLFKLIKKEFPKNLTKLIWNMLKNRKLITAYGEVMANKTYELQNGLQQGTVNAPILFNIFTSDMLKLFNLNIPEHPQIIAFADDVIVYVADRWITNIQKKLNDIVHKLEDYYETWRLKINIDKCETILFRSTLMYANRNVRNNYKKFKIVSRPKNDESQTIPHKNTVKYLGVYLDERLHFKNHVTTQLKKATNTFMSLKRLFYSKLLNTDVKIICYTALIRPIITYGCPIWYNISASLMEKLRLFERKCLRACLNMNRTAESNYTKYVTNNALYSKAEIQRIDNFMIYLTREHFLQVGKIKQNSLVFSALYPNPLYYDYTLTTGNIPPEGFIFLDQMGYILDQNNIPIIYHYPRHNNNKKIKYLPFSNIQDSNISWKYETSIPNIPKNKKNKSKDRYWWLTEA